In one window of Astyanax mexicanus isolate ESR-SI-001 chromosome 18, AstMex3_surface, whole genome shotgun sequence DNA:
- the nek8 gene encoding serine/threonine-protein kinase Nek8 isoform X2 has product MEKYEKIKVVGRGAFGIVHLCRRRVDGALVILKEIPVEQMTRDERLAAQNECQVLKLLNHPNIIEYYENFLEDKALMIAMEYAPGGTLADYIQKRCNSLLDEDTILHFFVQILLALYHVHNKLILHRDLKTQNILLDKHQMIVKIGDFGISKILVSKSKAYTVVGTPCYISPELCEGKPYNQKSDIWALGCVLYELASLKRAFEAANLPALVLKIMSGTFAPISDRYSPELRQLILTMLNLDPSKRPQLNEIMALPICIRPLLNLYTDIGNVKMRRIEKQLSSVQTGPHGRAGGRVTGTRTRGGLSSLSSTKMMHSLPLSSVYTWGSGISTPLRLPMLNTEVLQVSLGRTQKMGVTKSGRLITWEAPSVGSGEPSLPGAVEQMQPQFISRFLEGQSGVTIKSVSCGDLFTTCMTDRGIIMTFGSGSNGCLGHGNFNDVTQPKIVEALLGYELVQVSCGASHVLAVTNEREVFSWGRGDNGRLGLGTQDTHNAPQQVDVPAEFEAQRVLCGVDCSMIISTQHQILACGSNRFNKLGLDKIADTEEPPSCCQVEEVQTFQPVQSAPLNVEKIVYIDIGTAHSAAVTEKGQCFTFGSNQHGQLGCSSRRSSRVPYPVPGLQGVTTAACGDAFTLAIGTAFFEEPIPK; this is encoded by the exons ATGGAGAAGTATGAGAAGATAAAAGTGGTGGGGAGAGGAGCTTTCGG GATAGTGCACCTCTGCCGCCGGCGGGTTGACGGAGCTTTAGTGATCCTAAAGGAAATCCCAGTGGAGCAGATGACACGAGATGAGCGTCTTGCTGCCCAGAACGAGTGCCAAGTGCTAAAATTACTCAATCACCCAAACATCATTGAATATTACGAGAATTTCCTGGAGGACAAGGCTCTTATGATCGCGATGGAGTATGCCCCAG GAGGAACTCTTGCTGATTACATCCAGAAGCGATGCAATTCTCTGCTGGACGAGGACACCATACTGCACTTTTTTGTGCAGATTTTACTAGCCCTGTATCATGTGCACAATAAGCTCATTCTTCACCGAGATCTCAAGACTCAAAATATTTTACTAGACAAGCACCAGATGATCGTGAAAATAGGAGACTTTGGAATCTCCAAAATCCTTGTTAGCAAGAGCAAAGCCTACACT GTTGTCGGGACGCCTTGTTACATTTCCCCTGAACTTTGTGAAGGAAAACCGTACAATCAGAAGAGTGACATCTGGGCCCTGGGCTGTGTGCTCTATGAACTCGCCAGCCTCAAAAGAGCCTTCGAGGCAGCT AATCTGCCAGCTCTGGTCCTGAAGATCATGAGCGGCACGTTTGCCCCGATATCAGACCGGTACAGCCCAGAACTCCGGCAGCTCATCCTCACCATGCTCAATCTGGACCCCTCCAAGCGCCCTCAGCTCAATGAGATAATGGCCCTCCCCATCTGCATCCGGCCCCTGCTGAACCTCTACACTGACATCGGCAATGTCAAAATGCGCAG AATTGAAAAGCAGCTCTCCAGTGTTCAGACGGGCCCTCATGGCAGAGCTGGAGGACGAGTAACTGGAACCAGAACTCGGG GTGGTCTGTCTAGTTTAAGTTCAACGAAGATGATGCACTCCCTCCCGCTGTCCTCGGTTTACACATGGGGCAGCGGCATCTCCACGCCCCTTCGTCTGCCAATGCTCAACACCGAGGTGCTGCAGGTCTCCCTGGGCCGCACCCAGAAGATGGGTGTCACCAAATCTGGACGGCTCATCACCTGGGAG GCTCCCTCTGTGGGCTCCGGAGAGCCGTCTCTTCCTGGTGCTGTGGAGCAGATGCAGCCTCAGTTCATCTCTCGCTTCCTGGAGGGCCAGTCTGGCGTCACCATCAAATCAGTCTCCTGTGGAGATCTCTTTACCACCTGCATGACAG ACCGGGGAATAATCATGACATTTGGAAGTGGCAGCAACGGGTGCCTAGGACATGGAAATTTTAATGATGTTACACAA CCTAAGATAGTGGAGGCTCTCCTGGGCTATGAGTTGGTTCAGGTGTCCTGTGGGGCATCCCATGTTCTGGCTGTGACCAATGAGAGAGAGGTGTTCTCCTGGGGACGAGGAGACAATG gtcGCTTGGGGCTGGGCACTCAGGATACCCACAATGCCCCACAGCAGGTGGATGTGCCGGCTGAGTTTGAGGCTCAGAGAGTGCTGTGTGGGGTGGACTGCTCTATGATCATCAGCACTCAGCACCAGATTCTGGCCTGTGGCAGCAACAG GTTTAACAAACTTGGGCTAGATAAGATCGCTGATACAGAGGAACCGCCCTCTTGTTGTCAGGTGGAGGAGGTGCAGACGTTCCAGCCCGTCCAGTCAGCTCCACTGAACGTGGAGAAGATTGTGTACATTGATATTGGAACAGCTCACTCTGCCGCAGTTACAG AGAAAGGTCAGTGTTTCACCTTCGGCAGTAACCAGCACGGGCAGCTTGGCTGCAGTTCTCGCCGCAGCAGCAGAGTGCCTTATCCAGTGCCAGGGCTGCAGGGTGTCACCACAGCTGCCTGCGGAGATGCCTTCACTCTGGCTATAGGAAcag CCTTTTTTGAAGAGCCCATTCCAAAGTGA
- the nek8 gene encoding serine/threonine-protein kinase Nek8 isoform X1, which translates to MEKYEKIKVVGRGAFGIVHLCRRRVDGALVILKEIPVEQMTRDERLAAQNECQVLKLLNHPNIIEYYENFLEDKALMIAMEYAPGGTLADYIQKRCNSLLDEDTILHFFVQILLALYHVHNKLILHRDLKTQNILLDKHQMIVKIGDFGISKILVSKSKAYTVVGTPCYISPELCEGKPYNQKSDIWALGCVLYELASLKRAFEAANLPALVLKIMSGTFAPISDRYSPELRQLILTMLNLDPSKRPQLNEIMALPICIRPLLNLYTDIGNVKMRRIEKQLSSVQTGPHGRAGGRVTGTRTRGGLSSLSSTKMMHSLPLSSVYTWGSGISTPLRLPMLNTEVLQVSLGRTQKMGVTKSGRLITWEAPSVGSGEPSLPGAVEQMQPQFISRFLEGQSGVTIKSVSCGDLFTTCMTDRGIIMTFGSGSNGCLGHGNFNDVTQPKIVEALLGYELVQVSCGASHVLAVTNEREVFSWGRGDNGRLGLGTQDTHNAPQQVDVPAEFEAQRVLCGVDCSMIISTQHQILACGSNRFNKLGLDKIADTEEPPSCCQVEEVQTFQPVQSAPLNVEKIVYIDIGTAHSAAVTEKGQCFTFGSNQHGQLGCSSRRSSRVPYPVPGLQGVTTAACGDAFTLAIGTEGEVYTWGKGARGRLGRKEEDSGIPKAVQLDESHPFTVTSVACCHGNTLLAVKPFFEEPIPK; encoded by the exons ATGGAGAAGTATGAGAAGATAAAAGTGGTGGGGAGAGGAGCTTTCGG GATAGTGCACCTCTGCCGCCGGCGGGTTGACGGAGCTTTAGTGATCCTAAAGGAAATCCCAGTGGAGCAGATGACACGAGATGAGCGTCTTGCTGCCCAGAACGAGTGCCAAGTGCTAAAATTACTCAATCACCCAAACATCATTGAATATTACGAGAATTTCCTGGAGGACAAGGCTCTTATGATCGCGATGGAGTATGCCCCAG GAGGAACTCTTGCTGATTACATCCAGAAGCGATGCAATTCTCTGCTGGACGAGGACACCATACTGCACTTTTTTGTGCAGATTTTACTAGCCCTGTATCATGTGCACAATAAGCTCATTCTTCACCGAGATCTCAAGACTCAAAATATTTTACTAGACAAGCACCAGATGATCGTGAAAATAGGAGACTTTGGAATCTCCAAAATCCTTGTTAGCAAGAGCAAAGCCTACACT GTTGTCGGGACGCCTTGTTACATTTCCCCTGAACTTTGTGAAGGAAAACCGTACAATCAGAAGAGTGACATCTGGGCCCTGGGCTGTGTGCTCTATGAACTCGCCAGCCTCAAAAGAGCCTTCGAGGCAGCT AATCTGCCAGCTCTGGTCCTGAAGATCATGAGCGGCACGTTTGCCCCGATATCAGACCGGTACAGCCCAGAACTCCGGCAGCTCATCCTCACCATGCTCAATCTGGACCCCTCCAAGCGCCCTCAGCTCAATGAGATAATGGCCCTCCCCATCTGCATCCGGCCCCTGCTGAACCTCTACACTGACATCGGCAATGTCAAAATGCGCAG AATTGAAAAGCAGCTCTCCAGTGTTCAGACGGGCCCTCATGGCAGAGCTGGAGGACGAGTAACTGGAACCAGAACTCGGG GTGGTCTGTCTAGTTTAAGTTCAACGAAGATGATGCACTCCCTCCCGCTGTCCTCGGTTTACACATGGGGCAGCGGCATCTCCACGCCCCTTCGTCTGCCAATGCTCAACACCGAGGTGCTGCAGGTCTCCCTGGGCCGCACCCAGAAGATGGGTGTCACCAAATCTGGACGGCTCATCACCTGGGAG GCTCCCTCTGTGGGCTCCGGAGAGCCGTCTCTTCCTGGTGCTGTGGAGCAGATGCAGCCTCAGTTCATCTCTCGCTTCCTGGAGGGCCAGTCTGGCGTCACCATCAAATCAGTCTCCTGTGGAGATCTCTTTACCACCTGCATGACAG ACCGGGGAATAATCATGACATTTGGAAGTGGCAGCAACGGGTGCCTAGGACATGGAAATTTTAATGATGTTACACAA CCTAAGATAGTGGAGGCTCTCCTGGGCTATGAGTTGGTTCAGGTGTCCTGTGGGGCATCCCATGTTCTGGCTGTGACCAATGAGAGAGAGGTGTTCTCCTGGGGACGAGGAGACAATG gtcGCTTGGGGCTGGGCACTCAGGATACCCACAATGCCCCACAGCAGGTGGATGTGCCGGCTGAGTTTGAGGCTCAGAGAGTGCTGTGTGGGGTGGACTGCTCTATGATCATCAGCACTCAGCACCAGATTCTGGCCTGTGGCAGCAACAG GTTTAACAAACTTGGGCTAGATAAGATCGCTGATACAGAGGAACCGCCCTCTTGTTGTCAGGTGGAGGAGGTGCAGACGTTCCAGCCCGTCCAGTCAGCTCCACTGAACGTGGAGAAGATTGTGTACATTGATATTGGAACAGCTCACTCTGCCGCAGTTACAG AGAAAGGTCAGTGTTTCACCTTCGGCAGTAACCAGCACGGGCAGCTTGGCTGCAGTTCTCGCCGCAGCAGCAGAGTGCCTTATCCAGTGCCAGGGCTGCAGGGTGTCACCACAGCTGCCTGCGGAGATGCCTTCACTCTGGCTATAGGAAcag AGGGAGAGGTGTATACCTGGGGGAAAGGAGCCCGTGGCCGCCTCGGGAGGAAAGAGGAGGATTCTGGGATACCCAAGGCAGTGCAGCTTGATGAGAGCCACCCATTCACGGTTACATCAGTGGCTTGTTGCCATGGCAACACACTCCTGGCTGTAAAAC CCTTTTTTGAAGAGCCCATTCCAAAGTGA